The DNA window CTACAAATATTTACAGTTATATCTTATACACTTAAATTTGCagattttaacttaattatttcatttattaagaAACATCTTTGAATGCTATTTATTTTGAGTTGTAGTTTATAATAGAGTTATAATGCATAAAAGAATCATTACCTAACATGCAGGTACTTATTGGGCATAAAGAAAATGCAGAATTTGCTCTTGCTATGGGCCAAACTGAACCTTTTGTGCTTTCTGGAGGTTGGAAACTCATTATAACTTTGAAATGTTTTTAGTACaaattgtttttcttatatttaataaatacaattttttttgatattaGGTAAGGACAACTTGGTGGTTCTATGGAATATAGAAGATCATATCTCCACCTTGGCCTTAAAGACACCATCTGGTAGTGGTAGAACCATAAAAAACTCCAAGGCTAGTGGGAGTTCTGTTGAAAGTATTACTACTCTTCATCCTCGAGGTACCTATCTAGGACATCAAGATACAGTTGAGGATGTACAATTTTGCCCTTCAAGGTAGAGAAATTACATTTGTAAATTGATCTTTATGCTTGATATTTCAATCTATATGcagtttatgatattttttaagtaaattcttTTTTTGTATGTACTAAAGTGGACAAGAGTTCTGTAGTGTGGGTGATGATTCATGTCTCATACTTTGGGATGTAAGGACAGGTTCAAATCCAACTATCAAGGTACCTACACTCCTTTAAATTACCTCAAGAAGCTtacaaaattgatttttttattaaaacttgaTTCTCTATCTCTTTTTCAGGTTGAGAAAGCTCATGATGCTGACATTCATTGTGTTGATTGGAATTCATATGATCTTAACCTTATTTTGACTGGGTAAACAttgaaatgtgtttttttttcatcttttgtGATTCTGAATTAAATTTGGTATTATTCAACAGATCAGCTGATAATACAGTAATGATGTATGACCGTAGAAAACTTACTTCTGGATTACCCGTTCATGTATTTGAGGGTCACAATGCTGCTGTTCTGTGTGTACaggtttgaaaaatatgatgACTActgttttctaaatattttcatGAAGGGAAATAATATAGAAAGAACAAATGCTTCAATTTGTTTTTCAGTGGTCTCCCGACAAGGCATCAGTTTTTGGAAGTTCATCGGAAGATGGAACATTGAACTTATGGGATCATGAAAAGGTTTGAAACCTAATTAATATATGATGAATTGTTTTTGATTGtaaattgatttcaaaatcaATTCTTTAAATTTCATTCATGTTGTAGATGGGCGTAATGCAAGAATTTGGTGGATCATCAGATAGTTCACCGGGCTTGTTATTTAATCATTGTGGTCATAGGTAAGAAACTTATTAttgtatttctttctttatttttatatttattctttttggatatatcaattcagaattttatatttatttattttggatataTCTATTCAGAGGCAAAGTTGTGGATTTCCATTGGAGTTCTTTTGATCCTTGGACAATTGTTAGTGTGTCGGATGATGGAGACAGTATTGGCGGCGGTGGTACTATGCAggtaataattgttttttagtaATTTCTATTgttatgaataattaatatgGTTAGATGATTAATTGAATAATTggtaaatattgttgtttttttaGATATGGAGAATTATAGACATGATTTACCGACCACGAGAGGAGGTTCTGGCTGAGTTAGAGAATTGTAAGATATAATCAATTTCAACTAACACATcttaatacattattaattttcttttgtttttaagaCTGATATGATGAGCTAAACTTTAATGTCTTCGATCATTATTATGTAGTCATTTTAATCAATggtatcaaaatattttttaaattacttgtCCTATTTCATTAGTGTTATATCCTACTATAATAAAGAAAGTTGGAGAGTTTTCAAGAATAGAGTGAAAAATGCTAAGAAAActatgttttaattttgatctaaacaaaacaaattagaCCAAAGATCCCAAAAAGCTTGTACCAGCTATAAGCCATGTAAGATTCAACACTCTAATGCATATTAAATCCATACACAATGAAGTGAGCTTGTTTGttgtttgggttattttgaaattttattgagttttttttaaatatttttttgataaaaaatatttcataatttttttttgtgagtaTAGTATAACCTACTAGGATAATTTAAAGGGACAATTATGGTGCGAATCCTTATGGAGATATTGAGTAGTACTAACttcttaaattgaaaaaatcattaaaaataataattttttttataaatacaaaggTTTTCAAACTGATAGTAAGgcctctttaattttttttttgtaagtagATGCATGACAATGCCAtctttctatttaaaatatacatttcattaatattagaccaaaaacatttattttattgtttttgagaATTCTCTTAGagttttttatgattattttaataaatattaatttatttaaaaaatgttaaatgtgataattttgaaaagatgagtagtttttggttaaaatatttaaaatatattaatttataataataattttagtttttgtaaataaataatattttaattctttgattaatgaattgaataatttaGATGATGAGagattgaataaaattatgtttatttatgatttagtCTAAGAGGGAAATCATATAACAAATCCTAAGAACAGTAATTAATAGTTTTCAAAATTGCGAAAGTAAGAAAGAAAACTACACAATCAAACATACttcataatttgatttaaaatgttttaatattaagtattatatgacaatatatatttaataatattttcattattttataatcttaacAGTAAAATGTGTTCCTCCATAAATAAGAACTCGTGCAATCAATAAAgaaatcttaataaaaatattaaggctTTTGcctctattttttaatttcgtCTACTAAGTGCTTCTTACTTATATCGAAACCCTTGTGACAAATTCTATATTTTGAGCAATTGGTGTTTTATTTGTAATAAGAAAGTTATTTCTTTTCAGATATCAGAAAACGTCTTATGATGTTcgataatattaaattttagatcaACTAAAAACCCAAAAGTTATTATTCTTCGAAGCCAATGTTGCAATCTTCGTGGACAAACTTTGTTCCTACAAAATTTCTTTatcataaattgaaaaaatcttaattataaaCAGTGTTCATTCCAAGGttcatattagtttttttataaatatttttatatcattaatcgATTATGGTGTATCGAAACACTATTTCTCtcacattatttttattcatgtcTAAATTAGaagagattatttaaaaaataagattatttctaACTTCGAATGATTTAGATTCATAAATTCTTTGacgttttttatgttatatCTGGTTATATATTCATGAATGTCTCTAAATTTAACGAAATGCTCCGGTTGACGGTTGGAGAACCGTTCATTGCACAATAGAACACGTTCTAGAGGGCGCTCGACAACCGATCGAAGGCGTTAGAGGATGGCGGCCGACTTCCGATGTAGAAGCGCGTTCACAGCGAGAATCCGCGTCGTTTGTGTCGTTCGTGTCAATCATGCTGATTGTGCCGATCATGCCGATCGTGCCGACAGCGACCCAAATATTCGATCCATAAACTATAATTGCGATATCTCCCGATTCCTCTAgtcaaattgaaattccttcaGACAGATTGGAAGGGGGAAAGAGACGCACCTattggagaaatttgagatcattccaACGTTGGAAGCTCTGGCGGCGTTGATGTGTCAGTCGTGCCCGAAGTGAGAAAATAAATCTCCAGAGAAAATTTCTCCGGCGGCATTGATGTgcttgtctggtgttaccttatttaacattgaataatcatcaaaagtaacatctcgaTTGATAATGGTTtttttgcatccaaacaccaaaggcgatattctttaactcccgtagtaaatcccataaaaaggctttctttcctcgtggatccaactTTGAGTCATCTAAATGATAATATAGATGATTTCAATGGTTTTACTTTGAACCGAAATAGGATTTAATGATATCGATTAGACTAGCTTTTACTTTTTAAAGTCTCCACCCAATTTTATCTTTAAGAAgttaggaaaataaaatattgtgcGTTCTCGAATGTGGATTAAAGAGATTCTGATTAAGGTTCGGggcttggttacacgtgagaaagaACAACAATTATGTCTCTTATGACCATGTCTCTATTATAAGCTCTTGGccattttacaaaaaatatttcttttacactTTGTTTATTTAATCCACCCTAGTACATGCGTCTAAAGATAAATCCAACCCTAATTATGCGACTAAAGGTTTGTATGAATCTTTTCCTAGGGCATGCGTTTAGGTTGTCATCATggtatgagaaaataaataggTAAATAGAGATGAAAACATATATATGAAGGCGTGATCTCAATTGTACCTGAAAAGAATGAGATACATCAAagttaggaaaaataaataatatttcaaacagTGGCGGACCTAAAGGGGGGCCTTGggggggcccgggcctccccaaccttaaaataatttgtttttatatatatatatttgacaagtAACTCTTAGTCCAGTTGGCTTTGTAACTGGAAGTTAAACATGAGGTCAGGTGATCTTGCCCTCAcctttaattttatctattacattttaaaatataatttatctataaactaattcataattatataatttgattaaaataataatagtattttatatttcttaattttaaactatttcaaaaatttataagaaaatataaattaatattaataaacaagttaaaatagttacattggttttgttcggtatttaaataaagaatttgatatattatttttatatgcattaatattctataatcgtAATCTCGAGTGTCTATTCACttgataatatatgtttatcacgtttttgtatttttgttcttatttatatttttttattttttttatattctcataaaactaggctgaaatctattaaattagattttcatatttttttatatagttagttttttatgaatttgtttttgtgttgcatttgatgaaaaatttattgggaattacaagtgagttatcactttgcctacaaagaggagatcaaaatatagttcaagcaatgtcattgattgcgagttcgaaaaatcaattacaaaaatttaaagaagatggatggcatgatattttggaccaagttaacagttttattcaattacactcgatctcaatacttgatatgaatgagcatatgataattgatagcaatggtAGGCGAAGAGGAAAATggaactcatcactaatcttcatcattatcgtgtggaaatcttttgtcaggtataataaatattatttcttatctattaatagttattatttcttatctattaatagttgataagaaaaattaagtaagttaattttcaaaccggccatacattacaagttttgaatatttattctaaataatcaaaaatggagaaatggatagaaaaattaagtaagttaattttcaaactggtcatacattacaagttttgaatatttattctaaataatcaaaaagggagaaattgatagaaaaattaagtaaagttaatttttggaaccggccagaaaaactaaacaactattaacttctatgtgcaggaacagatcgaattgcacaaaccggctggagcctcataaaccggATGAataacacttcaaagaaatccagttccatgtgatcaagtcaagatcagaggaaccagtTTCAACTTTCTCAGAGAGACCagctagcaaagacaagtccacatcccagccggactatactgtgtaagaaacaaccggaaactacactctgcaaagatgacgtaatatgacgaaatagacgtgtctcgaaaggATAAacgaagataagatccgatcagaagcatgcgaggaaagcaatgatgatttactgatctgacttcgacagccggaaggtgcatgcctaaCACGTGTCctaatctgcaaaccggcaacgtcatctttacctgaggagtgtctgcatgcttgcaaagtgttgaggaaggtgaaacgtgcaaacAACCTTCCTACACCAGCGTGACgctggattaaccaatcccacggtgagagaataAAGTAATCGTTGGGATCATccttactataaaaggaagacgaagcgacctcattaatggcgacacaagttacgaaaatcttagagagataaagaaatcttatgtgcgatccaaaaccgttgtgtcattaaccggaagctttgtttgtgtgtgtttgtgttgtatttgtgtattacatcaagagtgaattggtgtaaccggcgagtagcgagttgggctcgatcGGCTGTGTTATTGTTATaaatttgaaagttagtggagatccttctcataacctgagaagaaggggtgatgtaggagggtttgctccgaacatccataaaaaatcttgtctcgtgttatttccttcatttactgCTTACTCATCTAACCTAACCAAAAACTAAAAGCAATCTTACTCCttatatcaaaaaccggtccactcatatttctaaaacgGACTCatcctaaacatcatctaagtcgcatacgttgcttcagactgaaacagacatttccgccattgaacccgattcaagagtctgtgacaatttgtgaagtgctgagaacggttatagtctctaaccggactatcaccaaagtgttgtgtgtgttgtaagaggccacccttcctaaaactggaaacaccccggtcctccaagggtgtccctgatcctaacaagtggtatcagagctaggttcttagcactcaagcaaccgaagaagatgggaagcatgacccacagcgacaagccaccaatgctaaacaatGAAGCGTTTaacagttggaagaaacagatgtatcttcatctgatcacgttggatgatgagatgagtcgagtcctgaaagaagggccaatcaagatcaacaaggagttagacgaatagacaactgaagatcgaagacggagtaacctggacaactaTTGCATGATGCACATCTATAAAGCTATTAATgataataccttgaacaaaatatcagccTGCGATAATGCAAAGAAAGcttgggaaacgatcattcagattcatgaaggaaatgaaagaacaaaggagaacaaaatcttggtggctacacaaaaatatgaaaacatcaggatgaaaccggcggaaaatatgaaggagtttagtaaccggttcaccagtgtggtcaacgagcttgaaacactcggaaagaaatacgacaatcgtgaagtaatcatcaaagccttaagatcactgtcgagcacatgggatatcaagaccatggtgatgagggaatcaagcaacctcgggcagataaagttgcatgatgtatttgaggatctaaaagcctacgagttcgagattaagtctcggatcgaagatgaaccatccacgtcaaccgcaactagagctttggttacatcggtagaactggcggtccaagtatcaaccgttccagctccagtcaaaaacgctgatcagatcagtgaagatgtgatggcgatgctagctcagaaatttgggagattcatgaagaagaataagcctccatctaacaacaactttaattataattatgtagataaatcaaataaaagagttataactgtgacggttttggacatttcaggtcagaatgtagaagccaaggagagacgatagaaaaccagaaggcaactatcaaggcaacaactatcaaggcaaccggtaccagggtaacaattaccaagggaacaactaccagaaaaatgacaaccaacgaaacgactaccggagaaacaaCGATCAGCATGCCGACGAAGGGAAGAAAATTCAGAAAGAACTCATTGCATCtgacggtggaagcgaatgggcgtactccgacaacgaagataatgaagaaagggtaacatgcttcatggcgaacgacgaagaggtatttgatttctcttctgatgagtttactaaggaagatttgatttctgcactcaacgaaatggtcgctgagttcagaaacatatctgcatacataccgactccgttagaacctaaaaccgtagagtcaagtagTATCGCTGTTAAGACATGCGAAACCccaatgtatgaaccggatgaactatccttagataatgaggagacagttcaaccggtaactgaaaccgatgaacgagcactgtatgttacggctgcgtgggagagatctcgtcaagccgtaaaaTAAATGTgcaattataaaagacaccctaaatgtagatttggtatcggttacgaacaaaacaaacaaaacgacTCAAACCAActtaacgggatgaaactcacaaaagacaatcttccattcataagatttgtcaagagttcaacaaccgaaaatgaagaaaaacataatctaaaaccggaagaagaactaaaatatgtaagtccgactgaatcagaaaacttgcttcatcctgagagaaggaaagccaaccggaaacaaaacaaaacgaGCAGATCTAGGTCTCAAAGACACTCAtcaccacaacataaggcattcttgagcaatggTCAaaaagttaagccaaatattataagaaCAAATACCGGGAAAGtaatccgacttattcaagtctggatcccaaagggactaatcaaccatggacccaactgaatgtgggtaccaaaaaggtgtaaataattttcttttgcaggttaggagaagcaatcggctaaagaactcggaatggtatctggacagcggatgctcaagacacatgaccggcaacgatgagctactaaccgacatcaaatatgaaaccggagcagtcataacatttggtgacaactcgaatggtaaaaccgtgggcaagggtaaaattgtccatggtaacctatccataaataatgtattactggtagaagaactgcattttaatctattaagtataagtcaaatgtgcgatgtgggttataaagttgaattccataaaaatacatgtttagttaagaatcagcaaaatgatatccttttaaccggtaaccgaatgggaaatatttacaaagtcaactggaaaactgattttgaaaaacctgtgtgcatgatagccggaagtgatcc is part of the Impatiens glandulifera chromosome 1, dImpGla2.1, whole genome shotgun sequence genome and encodes:
- the LOC124927372 gene encoding WD-40 repeat-containing protein MSI4-like, with product MVKKHVEKRGGGGGSGKEKEKEKEKEKEKEKEKEKEKEKEKEQGYKQWKSLVPIIYDWLTHHSLLWPSLSCRWGPQLKKGSFKNSQRLYISEQTDGSVPNTLVIINCDIVKHRVASAQHITLFNDKSSSPFVKKFKTIIHPGEVNRIKELPQNRNIVATHTDGPNVLIWNVESQPNRQAVYGARNSCPDLVLIGHKENAEFALAMGQTEPFVLSGGKDNLVVLWNIEDHISTLALKTPSGSGRTIKNSKASGSSVESITTLHPRGTYLGHQDTVEDVQFCPSSGQEFCSVGDDSCLILWDVRTGSNPTIKVEKAHDADIHCVDWNSYDLNLILTGSADNTVMMYDRRKLTSGLPVHVFEGHNAAVLCVQWSPDKASVFGSSSEDGTLNLWDHEKMGVMQEFGGSSDSSPGLLFNHCGHRGKVVDFHWSSFDPWTIVSVSDDGDSIGGGGTMQIWRIIDMIYRPREEVLAELENCKI